One segment of Rhodopirellula baltica SH 1 DNA contains the following:
- a CDS encoding TadE/TadG family type IV pilus assembly protein — MPVPTSKRRNKSVPGRRHRRRRSGVATVEFAVCLPILILLVFGSIEASSMIFLKQSLNVAAYESTREAIRDGRSNADAAARAQAILDSRGIVGYRITFPNGESLDADRAAEVITSVTASSAENSPLLGRFLTNRQLTVNTVMLKQ, encoded by the coding sequence ATGCCTGTACCCACCTCCAAACGACGGAACAAATCAGTTCCTGGGCGGCGTCATCGTCGTCGCCGATCCGGTGTGGCAACGGTTGAATTCGCCGTTTGCTTGCCGATTCTGATCCTGCTGGTTTTCGGTTCAATCGAAGCCTCCAGCATGATTTTCTTGAAACAGTCTCTCAACGTCGCCGCCTACGAATCCACCCGCGAAGCAATTCGCGATGGACGAAGCAATGCCGACGCCGCAGCGAGAGCCCAAGCGATCCTCGATTCGCGTGGCATCGTTGGCTACCGAATCACTTTCCCCAATGGCGAATCATTGGATGCCGATCGTGCAGCAGAAGTCATCACCTCCGTGACGGCTTCGAGTGCAGAGAACAGTCCCTTGCTGGGACGGTTTCTCACCAACCGCCAACTCACCGTCAACACAGTGATGCTGAAGCAGTAA
- a CDS encoding vWA domain-containing protein — protein sequence MRNPFTSKAKLSRKFRDRCVALDPKQARNAPQRHGAMLVLIAIMMFLFLIVVAFSIDIAQMHLARTELRSSTDAAANAAATTLADTLDRNLAIQRGQQIAQANLVNGQPLLLADGDFQFGRSDRQVNGKYAFNAGEAPFNGVRVNGQRTTGSLSGPVPLFFGNVTGTSIFEPEAFATATYVERDITLVVDRSGSMAGSRFNDLQAAIRIFTDLLATTPVDEQIGLASYNDRASEDVQLTENFAEVNNAMDRLRTGGFTSISRGMQAGQEIALRGRPPEFVERTMIVMTDGRHNRGPEPRVVATDLAADGVTIHTITFGAGADFGRMQDVARIGGGRHFHATNGDQLRDIYREIALTLGTVLTE from the coding sequence ATGCGAAATCCCTTCACTAGCAAAGCGAAACTGTCTCGCAAATTTCGCGATCGCTGCGTCGCATTGGACCCCAAGCAAGCTCGAAACGCACCGCAACGGCACGGGGCGATGCTGGTCCTGATCGCGATCATGATGTTCTTGTTTCTAATCGTTGTGGCATTCTCGATCGACATCGCCCAAATGCACTTGGCTCGAACCGAGTTGCGTTCATCCACCGACGCCGCCGCGAATGCTGCCGCGACGACCTTGGCAGATACACTCGATCGAAATCTCGCGATTCAACGTGGACAGCAAATCGCACAAGCTAATTTGGTCAATGGCCAACCTTTGCTTCTCGCTGATGGAGACTTTCAGTTCGGCAGATCCGATCGTCAGGTCAATGGCAAGTACGCATTCAATGCCGGCGAAGCACCTTTCAACGGTGTTCGCGTCAACGGACAACGCACGACTGGTTCACTTTCGGGTCCTGTTCCATTGTTCTTCGGAAATGTCACCGGAACATCCATCTTTGAACCCGAAGCCTTCGCGACGGCAACTTACGTCGAACGAGACATCACTTTGGTGGTCGACCGCAGTGGCTCGATGGCCGGCAGCCGATTCAATGATTTGCAAGCCGCTATTCGGATCTTTACCGACCTGCTCGCAACGACCCCCGTCGACGAACAGATTGGGTTGGCTTCGTACAACGACCGAGCCAGCGAAGACGTTCAACTGACCGAGAATTTCGCTGAGGTCAACAATGCGATGGACCGCCTACGAACCGGCGGCTTCACCAGCATCTCCCGCGGCATGCAAGCAGGGCAAGAAATTGCACTGCGTGGTCGCCCACCTGAATTTGTCGAACGAACCATGATCGTCATGACGGATGGTCGCCACAACCGCGGCCCCGAACCACGCGTCGTGGCAACCGACTTGGCGGCCGATGGCGTCACCATCCACACGATCACTTTCGGAGCTGGGGCCGATTTCGGTCGCATGCAAGACGTCGCACGAATTGGCGGGGGACGTCACTTCCATGCCACCAATGGCGATCAATTGCGTGACATCTATCGTGAGATCGCACTGACACTCGGAACGGTTTTGACGGAATAA
- a CDS encoding TadE/TadG family type IV pilus assembly protein produces the protein MQSLSHARRHFAKPESRKGAVAVEFAIVVPLLFLFFFAGFEFMRVAMVRHTVDNAVYEGARVGIIPGGTNAEIRAEATRILGTIGIDEFTLEVEPANITDATQDVTVRVTVPLDRNTYVPAQYFLGEEMQRELTMRREGR, from the coding sequence ATGCAATCTCTGTCTCACGCTCGCCGACACTTCGCCAAACCGGAATCCCGAAAAGGGGCCGTCGCGGTCGAATTTGCCATCGTCGTCCCGCTGTTGTTCCTGTTCTTCTTCGCAGGCTTCGAATTCATGCGAGTGGCGATGGTTCGGCATACGGTCGACAACGCCGTTTACGAAGGCGCACGCGTCGGAATCATTCCTGGTGGAACCAACGCTGAAATCCGAGCCGAAGCGACTCGAATTCTTGGTACGATCGGAATCGATGAATTCACTTTGGAAGTCGAACCGGCGAACATCACCGATGCAACACAAGACGTCACCGTTCGTGTGACTGTCCCGTTGGATCGCAACACCTACGTCCCTGCTCAATACTTCTTGGGTGAGGAGATGCAACGAGAATTGACGATGCGTCGCGAAGGCCGCTGA
- a CDS encoding sulfatase family protein, producing MSFRLSGLLCGVVMIVFVTVLGRDLVGDEVDRPNVILVMADDLGYAQTGYFDHPLLKTPELDRLAAGGLRLDRFYAASAVCSPTRASVLTGRSPERTGVPSHGHALRHQERSIASAIRKAGYVTGHFGKWHLNGLRGPGVPILGEDRYHPGRFGFDVWLSVTNFFDRNPLMSRRGKFEAFEGDSSEVIVKEALDFASRSARSQQPFFAVVWYGTPHSPFVASDEDMQTLVDAGEDEDEKARLQRIVDGMDEGSRNHYGELVAMDRSLGTLREGLERLRVLDNTLIWFCSDNGGLKGIEPSTTEPLRGHKSQLYEGGLRVPCVLHWPDQIQAGRISRVPACATDIAPTLVDLLGLPGDSLTTPVDGISLLPVIQGQDEAVVSHREKPLGFRFRGNSAVVDNRWKLIRETRKQKGKSVTSEQLYQLDEDVSESKDVTGDYPEIASRLSEWLAEWNDSVEDSVSGLDYSEGRVNPDHAEPKYWTNDSRYEVFFDEWRDRPEYQSFLKTRLGK from the coding sequence ATGTCGTTTAGATTGAGCGGGTTGTTGTGTGGCGTTGTGATGATCGTGTTTGTCACGGTGCTGGGCCGAGATCTCGTTGGCGATGAGGTGGATCGTCCCAATGTGATTTTGGTGATGGCGGATGATTTGGGGTATGCGCAGACGGGATACTTTGACCATCCGTTGCTGAAGACACCGGAGCTCGATCGATTGGCCGCCGGCGGTTTGCGTCTGGATCGGTTCTACGCGGCTTCCGCAGTTTGCTCGCCGACCCGAGCTAGCGTGTTGACGGGGCGTTCGCCTGAGCGAACCGGTGTGCCTTCGCATGGTCACGCCCTGCGACATCAAGAGCGATCCATCGCATCTGCGATCCGAAAAGCTGGCTATGTGACGGGTCACTTTGGTAAGTGGCATCTCAATGGCCTTCGCGGGCCGGGTGTTCCGATCCTGGGCGAGGATCGCTATCACCCCGGTCGGTTTGGGTTTGATGTGTGGTTGTCGGTGACCAACTTCTTTGATCGCAATCCGTTGATGAGTCGACGGGGAAAGTTTGAAGCGTTTGAAGGCGACTCGTCCGAAGTGATCGTGAAAGAGGCGTTGGACTTCGCGTCTCGATCAGCACGGTCTCAGCAACCGTTTTTCGCGGTGGTTTGGTATGGCACCCCACACAGTCCGTTTGTTGCATCCGATGAAGACATGCAAACACTGGTCGACGCGGGCGAAGACGAAGATGAGAAGGCTAGGTTGCAGCGGATCGTCGATGGCATGGATGAGGGTTCTCGCAATCACTATGGTGAATTGGTTGCCATGGACCGAAGTCTGGGGACTCTGCGAGAAGGGCTGGAGCGATTGCGGGTGCTGGACAACACGCTGATTTGGTTCTGCAGTGACAACGGTGGTTTGAAGGGCATCGAACCATCGACGACGGAACCGTTGCGCGGTCACAAGTCGCAGCTTTACGAGGGCGGGCTACGTGTGCCTTGTGTATTGCACTGGCCCGACCAGATTCAAGCAGGTCGCATCAGTCGGGTTCCAGCTTGTGCGACCGACATTGCGCCGACGCTGGTGGATTTGCTGGGATTGCCCGGTGACTCACTGACCACGCCTGTCGATGGGATCAGTTTGTTGCCAGTGATTCAGGGTCAGGATGAGGCGGTGGTGTCGCATCGCGAAAAACCGCTCGGGTTTCGTTTTCGCGGTAATTCGGCGGTGGTCGACAACCGGTGGAAGTTGATTCGCGAGACGCGAAAGCAGAAGGGGAAATCGGTGACGAGCGAACAGTTGTATCAACTGGACGAAGATGTCAGCGAAAGCAAAGACGTGACCGGTGACTACCCGGAAATTGCATCGCGTTTGAGCGAGTGGTTGGCCGAATGGAATGACTCCGTCGAGGACAGCGTGTCGGGTTTGGATTATTCCGAAGGCCGCGTGAATCCAGACCACGCTGAACCGAAGTATTGGACGAACGATTCGCGTTACGAAGTGTTCTTTGACGAGTGGCGTGATCGACCGGAGTATCAATCGTTCTTGAAGACTCGATTGGGAAAGTGA
- a CDS encoding alpha/beta hydrolase, protein MKHRHSLWLLIVMSLLILQKTGHCEESSSVVKHQGLVYAEVSGAGNEARSLQLDLFLPMTSEPPPLVVWIHGGGWRNGSRRNPKLMEVTENGYALASLSYRFSKEAIFPAQVHDCKAAIRWLRANSNRYGYNAEWIAVAGSSAGGHLALLLGTSGDVTELEGEVGGNLKQSSSVQAVIDYFGPTDFVLRGKTQPERAYTNQSGSYALLGGEGGKVPEQMERLASPATYVSTDDPPLLIFHGTADKTVLLDQSDRMVELYDAVGLDVELIRLEGAGHGGKRFFEGDSLQKAILFLNAHRPD, encoded by the coding sequence ATGAAACACCGTCATAGCCTTTGGTTGCTCATTGTCATGTCTTTGCTGATATTGCAGAAGACCGGTCACTGCGAGGAATCAAGTTCGGTTGTGAAGCATCAAGGACTCGTCTACGCGGAGGTTTCAGGTGCCGGGAACGAAGCTCGATCGCTTCAGCTGGATTTGTTTTTGCCAATGACGTCCGAGCCGCCTCCTTTGGTGGTTTGGATTCACGGCGGCGGATGGCGAAATGGTTCGCGACGAAATCCAAAACTGATGGAGGTGACCGAAAACGGCTATGCGTTGGCCAGCTTGAGTTATCGCTTCTCAAAAGAGGCGATTTTTCCCGCTCAGGTTCACGACTGCAAAGCGGCGATTCGTTGGTTGAGAGCGAATTCAAATCGCTATGGATACAACGCGGAATGGATCGCGGTCGCGGGAAGTTCCGCGGGCGGGCATTTGGCGTTGTTGCTTGGCACGTCGGGTGACGTGACTGAGTTGGAAGGAGAAGTTGGCGGCAACCTCAAGCAGTCTTCCAGCGTGCAGGCCGTGATCGATTACTTCGGCCCAACTGACTTTGTTTTACGTGGGAAGACTCAACCCGAGCGAGCGTACACCAATCAATCCGGCAGTTACGCCTTGCTGGGCGGCGAAGGCGGAAAGGTTCCCGAGCAGATGGAACGATTGGCTAGCCCGGCGACCTATGTGTCCACCGACGACCCGCCGCTATTGATCTTTCATGGGACCGCCGACAAGACGGTGTTGTTGGATCAAAGCGACCGGATGGTTGAGTTGTACGACGCCGTTGGTCTGGACGTCGAACTCATCAGGCTGGAAGGAGCAGGCCACGGCGGCAAGCGATTCTTTGAGGGGGATTCACTTCAGAAAGCAATTCTTTTTTTGAACGCCCATCGACCGGATTGA
- a CDS encoding aminotransferase class V-fold PLP-dependent enzyme — protein sequence MNDTQREPWLIRSDLDFLNHGSFGATPRCVIENQRHWQNLLEEDPIEFLAPERSLLPKLDFVRETVAKEINASSRDVVFVRNATEGVNAVVRSLPLRAGDEILVTNHGYNACINAVSQAANIAGAAVTTANIPFPIQSPDEVVRAIERRISPKTTWMLIDHVTSPTGIVLPVAQLIELAHSNNIRVMVDGAHAPGMLPLNLNELKPDYYTANHHKWWCGPKVSGFLYVDEESQDEVLPSIISHGANMEGYGPSKFQSQFNWPGTFDPSPLLALPTAIDFLAGLHPADGPNRLAGLLRHNHELAVEGRRVILNELKLAEPAPESMLGSLATIPVPAWTNHTSVQIQAVRTALRTEYRFELPVFRFDATNVCLRISAQTYNSLDQYERLADAVTKLS from the coding sequence TTGAACGACACACAACGCGAACCATGGTTGATTCGAAGCGACCTCGATTTCCTCAACCACGGATCCTTCGGCGCCACACCTCGATGTGTGATCGAAAACCAACGCCATTGGCAAAACCTTCTGGAAGAGGATCCGATCGAGTTCCTCGCACCTGAAAGATCGCTACTACCCAAACTCGACTTCGTTCGCGAAACGGTTGCCAAAGAAATCAATGCGTCGTCGCGAGATGTTGTTTTTGTTCGCAATGCCACCGAAGGTGTCAACGCGGTGGTGCGGTCGCTACCGCTGCGAGCCGGCGACGAAATACTCGTCACCAACCATGGTTACAACGCCTGCATCAATGCGGTTTCCCAAGCCGCGAATATTGCTGGTGCAGCGGTAACGACCGCCAACATTCCCTTTCCAATTCAAAGCCCCGACGAAGTCGTGCGGGCGATCGAGCGTAGGATTTCGCCGAAGACCACATGGATGCTGATTGACCATGTGACCAGTCCCACAGGAATTGTCTTGCCGGTTGCTCAGTTGATTGAACTGGCCCATTCCAACAACATTCGCGTGATGGTCGATGGTGCTCACGCACCCGGCATGCTGCCATTGAATCTCAACGAACTGAAGCCTGACTACTACACCGCGAATCATCACAAATGGTGGTGCGGACCCAAGGTATCCGGATTTCTTTACGTCGATGAAGAATCTCAAGACGAAGTCCTTCCATCAATCATCAGCCACGGTGCGAACATGGAAGGCTATGGCCCAAGCAAGTTCCAAAGCCAATTCAACTGGCCGGGAACCTTTGATCCTTCTCCCCTGTTAGCATTGCCAACCGCGATTGATTTCCTGGCAGGCTTGCACCCGGCCGATGGTCCCAATCGATTGGCGGGACTGTTGCGACACAACCATGAACTGGCTGTCGAAGGTCGGCGTGTGATCCTCAACGAACTCAAACTCGCCGAACCCGCACCAGAATCGATGTTGGGCAGCCTCGCCACCATTCCCGTTCCAGCGTGGACGAATCACACCTCAGTACAGATACAAGCTGTCCGAACCGCTTTGCGAACCGAATATCGGTTCGAGCTTCCCGTGTTTCGGTTCGATGCAACCAACGTCTGTTTGCGAATCTCGGCACAAACCTACAACTCGCTGGATCAATACGAACGGTTGGCCGACGCAGTCACCAAACTTTCGTGA
- a CDS encoding acyltransferase family protein — protein MCATHLRLNRADSAESAPQNTNLLGLDAVRAWAAVGVVVLHACVPYSNPDVPGLTWATTDTPHSALTSLMWAIEIVIMPIFLVMAGILAVRSMTSRGPLATLKSRTRRLGWPLFLSVVFLIPVDLYAWLLGWLADGVITPRQMRTLKFAEGQDEHLWGLSHLWFLQYLILYIAVLAGAWKWLQRIEPKTVFRIGLPLTVSVAAVVLCFHPEVVWGFQHAFLPVPAKWLYSGCAFAMGVLIARADADLSWLRQVAGRAFCPSALLCIAATVLGIWVLNQRPSDDVQYASAFPVVVSRVTWVSLALLTVAGATGVSLSLIGIACRRVNKIGPVTQRLATASFAIYLLHHPVLVLFHVAAKHGMPSASPLLKMSLGTIIAVLVPVGMHFVFRGMMARRASTVVSQGDQDAPSILTMPTTSEESASERRLAG, from the coding sequence ATGTGTGCGACTCATCTTCGTCTGAATCGAGCGGATTCCGCCGAATCGGCTCCCCAGAATACCAACCTGCTCGGCCTGGATGCCGTGCGGGCGTGGGCCGCCGTTGGCGTTGTTGTGCTGCACGCATGCGTGCCCTATTCCAATCCGGATGTTCCCGGTTTGACCTGGGCGACAACCGATACGCCTCACTCTGCCCTGACATCGCTGATGTGGGCCATTGAGATTGTCATCATGCCAATCTTTTTGGTGATGGCTGGGATCTTAGCCGTTCGAAGCATGACTTCGCGAGGACCGCTGGCAACTCTCAAGTCTCGGACTCGCCGGTTGGGTTGGCCTTTGTTTCTGTCGGTCGTGTTTCTCATTCCCGTTGATCTTTACGCCTGGCTCTTAGGCTGGTTGGCCGACGGTGTGATCACGCCTCGTCAGATGCGAACGTTGAAGTTCGCCGAGGGACAAGATGAGCATCTTTGGGGTTTGTCGCATCTTTGGTTCCTACAGTACCTGATCCTTTACATCGCAGTTCTTGCGGGGGCCTGGAAGTGGTTGCAGCGGATTGAACCAAAGACTGTGTTTCGCATCGGATTGCCGCTGACTGTTTCAGTTGCCGCCGTCGTGCTGTGCTTTCACCCCGAAGTCGTTTGGGGGTTTCAACATGCATTTTTGCCAGTTCCTGCTAAGTGGTTGTACAGCGGGTGCGCTTTCGCAATGGGAGTGTTGATCGCACGTGCGGATGCGGATCTGAGTTGGCTGAGACAGGTTGCCGGGCGTGCGTTTTGTCCCAGTGCTTTGCTGTGCATTGCGGCGACGGTGCTCGGTATATGGGTGCTCAACCAAAGGCCATCAGATGACGTTCAATACGCGTCGGCGTTTCCCGTTGTAGTCAGTCGGGTCACCTGGGTGTCGCTGGCTTTGTTGACCGTCGCAGGCGCCACCGGCGTTTCGTTGTCGCTGATTGGAATCGCATGTCGTCGGGTCAACAAAATCGGTCCCGTTACTCAGCGTTTGGCAACGGCGTCCTTTGCGATTTATCTGCTACATCATCCGGTATTGGTGCTGTTTCATGTCGCTGCAAAGCACGGCATGCCTTCGGCGTCTCCGCTATTAAAGATGTCGCTCGGGACGATCATCGCGGTTCTCGTCCCGGTGGGAATGCATTTCGTATTTCGAGGCATGATGGCACGGCGAGCTTCGACAGTCGTGTCGCAAGGCGACCAAGATGCACCATCGATTTTGACGATGCCAACAACATCAGAAGAATCGGCGTCCGAACGACGATTGGCTGGATAG
- a CDS encoding Fpg/Nei family DNA glycosylase: MPELPEVETMCRGISPIVGCEIERVDLPPCHCRPITMEPSVAILNRRLRGRRVTSIQRRGKRVMLCFDDQSRLVIEPRMTGLVLLADPPDPDHLRLRIQFRSPHNRSTMRSREIPTEMLVWDRRGLGTIRWMTERDYLEKVDSRLGPDAMCITAEQLRANLAASKRPIKVALLDQSAVAGIGNLYAAEILFLAGVDPRTRCDRLTKPQWERIHPAITLVLQDAINHEGSTLSDGTYRNALNDPGNYQNMHRVYDREHLACPRCEDGVVRRIVQAQRATFFCPGCQRKSGRHPSISPPTAT; encoded by the coding sequence ATGCCGGAGTTGCCGGAAGTCGAAACGATGTGCCGCGGGATCTCTCCAATCGTCGGATGCGAGATTGAGCGAGTCGACCTTCCACCGTGTCATTGTCGACCGATCACGATGGAACCATCGGTCGCGATCCTCAACCGTCGTCTTCGAGGCCGCCGTGTCACATCCATACAGCGGCGTGGCAAACGCGTGATGCTTTGCTTCGACGATCAATCGCGACTCGTCATCGAACCCCGGATGACCGGGTTGGTGCTGTTGGCTGACCCACCCGATCCTGACCACTTGCGATTACGCATTCAGTTTCGCTCACCACACAATCGGTCAACGATGCGATCCCGCGAAATACCAACCGAAATGCTGGTCTGGGATCGCCGCGGCCTGGGGACGATCCGCTGGATGACCGAACGAGACTACCTCGAAAAAGTCGATTCGCGTTTGGGTCCCGATGCAATGTGCATCACCGCGGAACAACTGCGAGCAAACTTGGCCGCCTCAAAACGCCCTATCAAAGTGGCGTTGTTGGACCAATCTGCTGTTGCCGGGATTGGCAACCTGTACGCAGCCGAGATTCTGTTTTTAGCGGGCGTCGACCCACGCACACGTTGCGACCGACTGACCAAACCACAATGGGAACGCATTCATCCCGCCATCACGTTGGTGCTGCAAGACGCCATCAACCACGAAGGCAGTACGCTGAGCGATGGGACGTATCGCAACGCACTGAATGATCCCGGCAATTACCAGAACATGCATCGCGTCTATGATCGCGAACATTTGGCGTGTCCTCGTTGCGAGGACGGGGTGGTCCGGCGGATCGTGCAAGCTCAACGGGCGACGTTCTTTTGTCCGGGATGCCAACGCAAAAGCGGTCGGCACCCCAGCATCTCGCCTCCAACCGCAACGTGA
- a CDS encoding 6-phosphofructokinase, with protein MAELAHHNLDIKRVAILFAGGPAPAANAVISTAAFSFLEEGAQVFGIKHGYSRLAEYTAAGPLQEGTDYIRFTHDSLTHARSSRGIMIGTARTNPGKHVSSPEHLKDPELVAPLRRVYEGLCSLEVDALISIGGDDTLKTANKLKMFQDNLPGDARRFPVVHLPKTIDNDYSGIDFTFGFFTAVETLAEEIRNLNYDAAAGRAYFLCEAMGRSAGWLAYGAAIAGEASMVLSVEDITGALADEEVVNQETGETRKIMAMDRVIDRMVDMMLAREREGRQYGTIVIAEGMAEYLPAKYLEGVTRDDHGHINISLVNLSAVMSRLLAARYNERTGRTRKVNGLQMGYESRCAPPHAYDVMLGSQLGVGAYRALVEEKLNGVMVSVSGQFDLHFVPFEELVDPQTLVTKVRFIEQNSDFHRLARFLETCVDN; from the coding sequence GTGGCTGAGCTCGCTCATCACAATTTGGATATCAAACGCGTCGCGATTTTGTTCGCCGGCGGACCCGCTCCAGCCGCCAATGCGGTCATCAGTACCGCCGCGTTTTCGTTCCTGGAAGAGGGTGCTCAGGTCTTTGGCATCAAACACGGTTACAGCCGTTTGGCGGAATACACCGCCGCCGGTCCGTTGCAAGAAGGCACCGACTACATCCGGTTCACGCACGATTCGCTGACCCACGCTCGCAGTAGCCGTGGAATCATGATCGGAACGGCTCGCACCAACCCCGGCAAACACGTTAGCAGCCCCGAACACTTGAAAGACCCCGAGTTGGTTGCGCCGCTCCGTCGCGTCTACGAAGGATTGTGTTCACTGGAAGTCGACGCGTTGATCTCGATTGGCGGCGATGACACGTTGAAGACCGCGAACAAACTCAAGATGTTCCAGGACAACCTGCCCGGCGACGCTCGTCGTTTCCCGGTGGTTCATTTGCCGAAAACAATCGACAACGATTACTCAGGCATTGATTTCACGTTCGGATTCTTCACCGCGGTTGAAACATTGGCCGAAGAAATTCGCAACCTCAACTACGATGCCGCCGCTGGACGAGCTTACTTCCTGTGCGAAGCCATGGGACGCAGTGCCGGTTGGTTGGCCTACGGTGCGGCCATTGCCGGTGAAGCCAGCATGGTGCTCAGCGTGGAAGACATCACCGGTGCACTGGCAGACGAAGAAGTCGTCAATCAAGAGACCGGTGAGACCCGCAAAATCATGGCGATGGATCGGGTGATCGATCGGATGGTCGACATGATGTTGGCACGCGAACGCGAAGGACGCCAATACGGCACCATCGTGATTGCAGAAGGGATGGCCGAGTATCTGCCAGCGAAGTATCTCGAAGGCGTCACACGCGATGATCACGGGCACATCAACATTTCGTTGGTGAACCTTTCCGCCGTCATGTCGCGTTTGCTGGCTGCTCGTTACAACGAACGAACCGGCCGGACTCGTAAGGTGAATGGATTGCAGATGGGCTATGAGTCTCGTTGTGCACCACCGCACGCTTACGACGTCATGTTGGGATCTCAACTCGGCGTCGGTGCTTACCGAGCGTTGGTCGAAGAGAAACTGAACGGCGTCATGGTTTCAGTCTCGGGACAGTTTGATCTGCACTTCGTGCCATTCGAAGAATTGGTTGACCCGCAAACGTTGGTCACCAAAGTTCGCTTTATCGAGCAGAATTCGGACTTCCACCGTTTGGCTCGGTTCTTGGAAACCTGCGTCGATAACTGA
- a CDS encoding lysophospholipid acyltransferase family protein gives MKVPTLVNPVIGAGIAVTFKLFRLTFRIRVRNDQRERLVQRTGKQYALAILHAHQLAALSLSAPRVGAMVSRSRDGDLLMPLLRGNGCVPIRGSSGVGEKGGATALTKMIRHVKDGNPSVIAVDGPRGPRGVAQKGIAMVAMKADVPIIPVVLIPRRRWIMSKAWDRMQILLPFTMVDALFGDPIYPTPGESIDDLRAKVAESLRIMEHRMDPEEAAICDRQCRKKSGKRRDKHESPSSDANLQPAENVRPDKIGKSAGGHDSLVSGVEPIGIANAADSVLLDREAA, from the coding sequence ATGAAAGTCCCAACCCTCGTGAACCCGGTGATCGGAGCAGGCATCGCTGTGACGTTCAAGTTGTTTCGACTCACGTTTCGCATACGTGTTCGAAACGACCAACGTGAACGCTTGGTGCAGCGGACGGGCAAGCAGTACGCTTTGGCGATTCTGCATGCTCATCAATTGGCCGCATTGTCATTGTCAGCACCTCGCGTGGGGGCAATGGTTTCTCGGTCGCGAGACGGTGATCTTCTGATGCCACTGCTGCGTGGCAACGGTTGTGTGCCGATTCGCGGCAGCAGCGGCGTGGGCGAAAAGGGTGGTGCCACAGCACTGACCAAAATGATTCGCCACGTGAAGGATGGCAATCCAAGTGTGATCGCGGTCGATGGTCCCCGAGGACCTCGCGGCGTGGCGCAAAAAGGCATCGCTATGGTTGCGATGAAAGCTGATGTCCCAATCATCCCCGTGGTTCTGATTCCCCGGCGACGTTGGATCATGTCAAAAGCTTGGGACCGGATGCAGATCCTGCTTCCATTCACGATGGTGGATGCGTTGTTTGGTGACCCGATCTATCCGACTCCTGGTGAGTCGATTGACGATTTGCGAGCGAAGGTGGCGGAATCTTTGCGAATCATGGAACACCGCATGGATCCGGAAGAAGCGGCCATTTGTGACCGGCAGTGCCGCAAAAAGTCGGGGAAGCGGCGAGACAAGCATGAGTCGCCTTCGTCTGACGCGAACTTGCAACCAGCTGAAAACGTGCGACCAGACAAAATTGGCAAATCAGCCGGGGGGCACGACTCGCTGGTTTCCGGCGTGGAACCAATCGGTATCGCCAACGCAGCCGATTCGGTTTTGCTTGATCGAGAAGCTGCTTAG
- a CDS encoding carbon storage regulator: protein MLVLTRKIDEQIVIGDNIKITVIKVRNNQVRIGISAPRDVRVLRGELEPKEAEATESDDAQLVVDLELDDEATQTLLKTTEEIETSYRPTTAKKPTQSPASIAKRPQPSAVERTTPIASAAGNASPNRVGHMLPTGNTSNRMTAAIDATDTVSQNDASPELRVYSGKVSRRTGAGSLKRSPLANYFTAP, encoded by the coding sequence ATGTTGGTTCTCACTCGAAAAATCGACGAACAAATCGTTATCGGCGACAACATCAAGATCACCGTCATCAAGGTTCGCAACAATCAAGTTCGGATTGGTATCTCCGCTCCCCGCGACGTCCGCGTTCTGCGAGGTGAATTGGAACCGAAAGAAGCCGAAGCCACCGAATCGGACGACGCTCAACTTGTCGTTGACCTGGAACTGGACGACGAAGCCACGCAAACGCTTTTGAAAACCACCGAAGAAATTGAAACCAGTTACCGGCCCACCACCGCGAAGAAACCAACCCAATCGCCTGCCTCGATTGCCAAACGCCCTCAACCTTCGGCCGTCGAACGAACGACTCCGATCGCATCCGCCGCGGGCAATGCATCACCGAACCGAGTCGGCCACATGTTGCCAACGGGAAACACATCCAACCGCATGACCGCTGCGATTGATGCAACCGATACGGTTTCACAAAATGATGCCAGCCCCGAACTACGTGTGTACAGCGGAAAAGTCAGTCGTCGAACTGGCGCAGGATCGCTGAAACGCAGTCCTTTGGCCAATTACTTCACCGCTCCCTGA